The segment GCCACTGTGCTCAATCGTTTTTCCTCCACTGCACTGATGTCAGCGAGCGAGCGCGGTCATGGCGCAATTTGTGAGCTGCTGCTGGAGCAGACTTCCATTGATATTGATCACCAGAACAAGCTCGGCTGGACTGCACTGACCGAGGCGGTTTTGCTGGGCGATGGTGACATTGCCTATCAGCAGGTCGTGCAGCATCTGCTGGCTCATGGTGCTGACGTCAATCTGGCGGATGGTGAAGGGGTGACACCACTCGCGCATGCACGTTGGCGAAAGTTCGAGGTGGTGAGTGAAATGCTGGAAGCGGCCGGTGGGCAGGAGCGGGGTATTGCGCATGAGGTTCAGCCGCCGACGCCTCATCAAACGTGACGGTTGGTGGCCATGAGGAGCGTCGCATGATCGTGCCATGGGGACTGCTGATGATCGGTGTTGCCTTGCTGCTGCTGGGGGGGTATCGCTGGCAATATGCTCAGTCACTCGCCCGCGAAGGCGTGCAGGTGACGGGAGAGGTGATCAATCACGACCGCGCATTGAGCGTGGAGGGACGCGGGCGAATTCATCTACCCAAGGGTGGTGAACTCAGCGAGGATGAAGCGCTGGCGATGGCTGGCTTGCCACCGGGCGGGCGCTTCAATATCGAGGCCATTCAGTACGCTCCCGTGGTGCGCTACCAGGATGAGCGCGGCGGCTGGCATGAATACATCTCTCCTCTGGCGGTACCGTCACCGACCCCCGCTGTGGGGGAGAGTGTCGTGCTTACCTATCGGCGTAGCGCTCCGCATGAGGCGAGCCTCCCCAGTGCGCGTGGCTGGCTGATCGGTGTGCCGTTCGCACTGGGCGTGGCGCTGTGTCTGGTAGCGATTCGACTGTTGCTACGTAGCGATGGCGGATGAGCCGCTCTGACAATGACGGAGCGACTCGGCGTTACGGTGTCGGCATGCTGGTGCTGTGTTGGGGGCTGATTCTGGCCATGTTGGTGTGGTGGTTTCAGGGACAGCTTGAGGAGCGCAAGCACCCCAATGCCGCACTGGCAGGCCAGTCGCTTTCCGCGCAACAGCCCCTGACATTGACGCGAAATCGCGCTGGCCACTTCGTGGCACCTGGTGAGATCAATGGTGAGGCCGTGACCTTCCTGCTCGATACCGGCGCGACCTATGTGTCCGTCTCCGATGCGTTGGCCAAGCGTTTACACCTGACCAGAGGGCGAGAGGCCCGTTTCACGACCGCCAATGGTGTCAGTCATGGCGCCTTGACCATGCTGGAGGAGGTGAGTCTGTCGGGATTGACGAAGCGAGAGGTGCGAGGCGCCATCGTGCCAGGTATGCATGATGAGGTAGTGCTGCTGGGGATGAGCTTTCTGAGGTGCTTCGACATCACCATGCGTGGCCAGCAGATGCAGCTGACCCTGCCCTTACGCTAGCATCGCTGCTTGGTAGGGGCCTTAAATGAAAACGCCCCGCTCATGACATCATGTGCGGGGCGTTCTGCGTCATGCCAAGGAAATCTCAGTTGGCAGGATCAGTCCTTCTTCGGCGGCTCGACATGACCACCAAAGCCAAAGCGCATCGCGGACAATAGGCGATTGGCGTAGGTGTTTTCCTTGCGCGAGCTGAAGCGCGAGAACAAGGCGTTGGCCAGTACTGGCACGGCAACGCCTTGTTCGACGGCGGCATCGATGGTCCAGCGGCCTTCACCGCTGTCAGACACGGCGCCGCTGTAATGATCCAGACGCTCATCACCGGCCAGTGCCTGTGCGGTCAAGTCGAGCAACCAGGAAGACACGACGCTGCCGCGGCGCCAGACTTCGGCGATATCGGCCAGGTTGAGATCAAAACGCTGGTCTTCCGGCAGGTCGGCGGAGCCCTTGCTCTGCATCAGCTCGAAGCCTTCTGCATACGCCTGCATCAGACCGTACTCGATACCGTTGTGCACCATCTTGACGTAGTGACCGGCACCGACCGGGCCTGCGTGAATGTAGCCACGCTCAGCACGCTCGTCCGGCGCATTGCGGCCTTTGGTACGGTCCAGGTTGCCGTAACCCGGCGCCAAGGAGTCGAACAGCGGCTCGAGGTGGTCAAAAACGGCCTTCTCAGCACCGATCATCATGCAGTAGCCACGCTCCAGGCCCCACACACCGCCGGACGTGCCCACATCGACATAGTGCAGGCCCTTTTCTTTCAGGGTCGCGGCGCGGCGGAGGTCGTCCTTGTAGAAGGTGTTACCACCATCAATGATGGTGTCGCCCGCTTCCATGATGTCAGCCAATGCGGCGATGGTCTGCTCGGTGATCTCGCCAGAGGGCAGCATGACCCACACCGCGCGCGGTGCGTCGAGTTGCTCGACCAGCTGGGCGAGGCTTTCGACGTGAGTCGCGCCATCAGCCACAAGCGATTGAGCGATGGTAACGTCACGGTCGTGTGCGACGACGTCGTGGCCATTACGCATCAAGCGACGAGCGATGTTGCCGCCCATGCGGCCGAGTCCGATGATACCGAGTTGCATGTTCGTTCCTTTCACGAGAAGCCGGGGAGAGGCGGGACGGCGCGAAGCCTACCCTGTGCAGGCGCTGGACGCAAAAACGGGCCATATCAATGACATGGCCCGTTGAGGCGCTCAGTCGGTGCGCGCATTCACTTAATGCGCGAGCCGGTGAGTGGGGCGATCAGCGATCAATCCCAGCTCAGGGCGCCGCCAACCTGATATTCAGTGACGCGCGTTTCGAAGAAGTTCTTCTCCTTGCGCAGGTCGATGATCTCGGA is part of the Cobetia sp. L2A1 genome and harbors:
- a CDS encoding ankyrin repeat domain-containing protein; the protein is MKDMTMCAQHGDLVGLAEALAEPQARERINDIDYRGRSPLMVAVQANQPEAVAALLAAGADCEQADALHDTPLLTAAALGHQGCLERLLAHGARATVLNRFSSTALMSASERGHGAICELLLEQTSIDIDHQNKLGWTALTEAVLLGDGDIAYQQVVQHLLAHGADVNLADGEGVTPLAHARWRKFEVVSEMLEAAGGQERGIAHEVQPPTPHQT
- a CDS encoding retropepsin-like aspartic protease family protein gives rise to the protein MSRSDNDGATRRYGVGMLVLCWGLILAMLVWWFQGQLEERKHPNAALAGQSLSAQQPLTLTRNRAGHFVAPGEINGEAVTFLLDTGATYVSVSDALAKRLHLTRGREARFTTANGVSHGALTMLEEVSLSGLTKREVRGAIVPGMHDEVVLLGMSFLRCFDITMRGQQMQLTLPLR
- the gnd gene encoding phosphogluconate dehydrogenase (NAD(+)-dependent, decarboxylating) is translated as MQLGIIGLGRMGGNIARRLMRNGHDVVAHDRDVTIAQSLVADGATHVESLAQLVEQLDAPRAVWVMLPSGEITEQTIAALADIMEAGDTIIDGGNTFYKDDLRRAATLKEKGLHYVDVGTSGGVWGLERGYCMMIGAEKAVFDHLEPLFDSLAPGYGNLDRTKGRNAPDERAERGYIHAGPVGAGHYVKMVHNGIEYGLMQAYAEGFELMQSKGSADLPEDQRFDLNLADIAEVWRRGSVVSSWLLDLTAQALAGDERLDHYSGAVSDSGEGRWTIDAAVEQGVAVPVLANALFSRFSSRKENTYANRLLSAMRFGFGGHVEPPKKD